A genomic segment from Nicotiana sylvestris chromosome 1, ASM39365v2, whole genome shotgun sequence encodes:
- the LOC104233345 gene encoding sigma factor binding protein 2, chloroplastic-like, with protein MDYMGVMKCNKVKKQRRRSDDHNSKKSNIKVVYISTPMKVKTSASRFRALVQELTGPDSDIARIMESNGATEFEDYNGRDNNELHELLPAAKSSSPSASPSASSSLLQAKSNSSSLSSESNYFTEPNFEHLLFSSQMEEQFLALLESANSEIDVLGSYDAL; from the coding sequence ATGGATTATATGGGGGTGATGAAGTGCAACAAGGTCAAGAAACAAAGGAGGAGATCAGATGACCATAATTCTAAGAAGTCAAATATCAAAGTTGTGTATATTTCTACTCCCATGAAAGTAAAGACTAGTGCGTCAAGATTTAGGGCACTTGTCCAAGAACTCACCGGGCCAGACTCCGATATAGCGAGAATCATGGAGAGTAATGGAGCAACAGAGTTTGAAGATTATAATGGACGTGACAACAATGAACTTCATGAACTGCTGCCCGCAGCAAAGTCTTCGTCACCATCAGCGTCGCCATCAGCTTCGTCGTCTTTGCTGCAAGCAAAGTCTAATTCATCGTCTTTGAGTTCAGAGTCTAATTATTTTACGGAACCTAATTTTGAGCATTTATTATTTAGCAGCCAGATGGAAGAGCAGTTCCTTGCTTTATTAGAATCTGCTAATTCTGAGATTGACGTTCTTGGAAGCTATGATGCATTATAG